A portion of the Lolium rigidum isolate FL_2022 chromosome 1, APGP_CSIRO_Lrig_0.1, whole genome shotgun sequence genome contains these proteins:
- the LOC124684157 gene encoding protein NRT1/ PTR FAMILY 8.3-like isoform X2, translating to MASASEHTVALLAEVQEEYTTDGSLDFHGNPALKHRTGGWRACRSVLATEFCYCLAYNAIASNLVTYLTGVLGQSNIAAARNVSTWQATCFLMPIAGAVVADSYWGRYRTMVVSCSFGVAGMIMTALSAYLPLLVKNGASFTSSSMVSAQESVLFVGLYMIAVGLGGLRPCLMSFGADQFDDGDPSERVHKGSFFNWYVFNMNCASLISSTGIVWVQDHYGWPLGLTIPVAVLAVGLFCLVAASRVYRFQRTRGSPLTRVCQVVVAAVRNFGVEPPADSSLLYQMPEDDGAMKGAQRIDHTTDLRFFDKAASVAVSDKEAAALAPSSPWRLCAVTQVEELKILARMLPLWVTIVFFYAVTAQVSSTFVEQGMAMDAAVGSVRVPPASMSTFDMLTIVVLVPLYDRAFVPVARRLTGREKGLSDLRRIGAGLAMPVLVMAAAATVETVRLRAAPGKISELWQAPQYALVGVGEVLTTIGQLDFFYNQAPAAMKTVCTALGFLAIAAGNYLSSFILTAVQWATTTGGRPGWIPDDLNEGHLDRFFWMIAGLGCLNLMAYVSCAVRYKYRKAC from the exons ATGGCCTCCGCCAGCGAGCACACGGTGGCCCTTCTCGCCGAG GTACAAGAGGAGTACACCACCGACGGGTCCCTTGATTTCCATGGGAACCCGGCGCTGAAGCATCGCACGGGTGGATGGCGAGCATGCCGCTCAGTTCTCG CTACGGAATTCTGCTACTGCCTGGCGTACAACGCCATTGCTTCCAACCTCGTCACCTACCTCACCGGCGTCCTGGGCCAGAGCAACATCGCCGCCGCCAGGAACGTGTCCACCTGGCAAGCCACGTGCTTCCTCATGCCcatcgccggcgccgtcgtcgccgaCTCCTACTGGGGAAGGTATCGCACCATGGTCGTCTCCTGCTCCTTCGGCGTCGCG GGCATGATCATGACAGCGCTGTCGGCGTACCTGCCACTCCTCGTCAAGAACGGCGCGTCGTTCACCTCGTCCAGCATGGTGTCGGCTCAGGAGTCTGTCCTGTTTGTCGGCCTCTACATGATCGCCGTCGGGCTAGGGGGCCTCCGCCCTTGCCTCATGTCCTTCGGCGCCGACCAGTTCGACGACGGCGACCCGTCGGAGCGCGTGCACAAAGGCTCCTTCTTCAACTGGTACGTGTTCAACATGAACTGCGCGTCCCTCATATCCAGCACCGGCATCGTGTGGGTGCAGGACCACTACGGCTGGCCGCTGGGCCTGACCATTCCGGTGGCGGTCCTGGCCGTCGGGCTCTTCTGCCTGGTAGCGGCGTCACGGGTGTACAGGTTCCAGCGAACCCGCGGTAGCCCTCTCACCAGAGTTtgccaggtcgtcgtcgccgccgtcaggAACTTTGGTGTTGAACCGCCGGCCGACAGCTCTCTCCTGTACCAGATGCCGGAAGACGACGGTGCCATGAAAGGCGCTCAGAGGATCGATCACACCACTGATCTCCG ATTCTTCGACAAAGCGGCCTCTGTGGCGGTTTCGGACAAGGAGGCGGCTGCGCTGGCGCCGTCCAGCCCCTGGAGGCTGTGCGCCGTGACGCAAGTGGAGGAGCTCAAGATTCTCGCGCGGATGCTGCCGCTCTGGGTGACCATCGTGTTCTTCTACGCCGTGACGGCGCAGGTTTCGTCGACGTTCGTGGAGCAGGGCATGGCGATGGACGCCGCCGTCGGCTCCGTGCGCGTCCCGCCCGCATCCATGTCCACCTTCGACATGCTCACGATCGTCGTACTGGTCCCGCTCTACGACCGGGCCTTTGTGCCGGTGGCCAGGCGGCTGACCGGGAGGGAGAAGGGCCTCTCGGATCTGCGGAGGATCGGCGCTGGCCTCGCCATGCCCGTGCTTGTCATGGCCGCCGCGGCGACCGTCGAGACGGTGCGCCTCCGTGCGGCGCCGGGGAAGATCAGTGAGCTATGGCAGGCGCCCCAGTACGCGCTGGTGGGTGTCGGCGAAGTGCTCACCACCATCGGGCAGCTCGACTTCTTCTACAACCAGGCACCGGCGGCCATGAAGACCGTGTGCACGGCGCTCGGGTTCCTTGCGATAGCGGCGGGCAACTATCTGAGCTCGTTCATACTGACGGCGGTGCAGTGGGCGACGACTACCGGCGGCCGCCCCGGGTGGATCCCCGATGACCTGAACGAGGGGCATCTCGATCGCTTCTTCTGGATGATAGCCGGACTGGGCTGCCTGAATCTGATGGCGTATGTGAGCTGCGCCGTGAGGTACAAATACAGAAAGGCTTGCTGA
- the LOC124684157 gene encoding protein NRT1/ PTR FAMILY 8.3-like isoform X3 yields MASMPLSSRYGILLLPGVQRHCFQPRHLPHRRPGPEQHRRRQERVHLASHVLPHAHRRRRRRRLLLGKGMIMTALSAYLPLLVKNGASFTSSSMVSAQESVLFVGLYMIAVGLGGLRPCLMSFGADQFDDGDPSERVHKGSFFNWYVFNMNCASLISSTGIVWVQDHYGWPLGLTIPVAVLAVGLFCLVAASRVYRFQRTRGSPLTRVCQVVVAAVRNFGVEPPADSSLLYQMPEDDGAMKGAQRIDHTTDLRFFDKAASVAVSDKEAAALAPSSPWRLCAVTQVEELKILARMLPLWVTIVFFYAVTAQVSSTFVEQGMAMDAAVGSVRVPPASMSTFDMLTIVVLVPLYDRAFVPVARRLTGREKGLSDLRRIGAGLAMPVLVMAAAATVETVRLRAAPGKISELWQAPQYALVGVGEVLTTIGQLDFFYNQAPAAMKTVCTALGFLAIAAGNYLSSFILTAVQWATTTGGRPGWIPDDLNEGHLDRFFWMIAGLGCLNLMAYVSCAVRYKYRKAC; encoded by the exons ATGGCGAGCATGCCGCTCAGTTCTCG CTACGGAATTCTGCTACTGCCTGGCGTACAACGCCATTGCTTCCAACCTCGTCACCTACCTCACCGGCGTCCTGGGCCAGAGCAACATCGCCGCCGCCAGGAACGTGTCCACCTGGCAAGCCACGTGCTTCCTCATGCCcatcgccggcgccgtcgtcgccgaCTCCTACTGGGGAAG GGCATGATCATGACAGCGCTGTCGGCGTACCTGCCACTCCTCGTCAAGAACGGCGCGTCGTTCACCTCGTCCAGCATGGTGTCGGCTCAGGAGTCTGTCCTGTTTGTCGGCCTCTACATGATCGCCGTCGGGCTAGGGGGCCTCCGCCCTTGCCTCATGTCCTTCGGCGCCGACCAGTTCGACGACGGCGACCCGTCGGAGCGCGTGCACAAAGGCTCCTTCTTCAACTGGTACGTGTTCAACATGAACTGCGCGTCCCTCATATCCAGCACCGGCATCGTGTGGGTGCAGGACCACTACGGCTGGCCGCTGGGCCTGACCATTCCGGTGGCGGTCCTGGCCGTCGGGCTCTTCTGCCTGGTAGCGGCGTCACGGGTGTACAGGTTCCAGCGAACCCGCGGTAGCCCTCTCACCAGAGTTtgccaggtcgtcgtcgccgccgtcaggAACTTTGGTGTTGAACCGCCGGCCGACAGCTCTCTCCTGTACCAGATGCCGGAAGACGACGGTGCCATGAAAGGCGCTCAGAGGATCGATCACACCACTGATCTCCG ATTCTTCGACAAAGCGGCCTCTGTGGCGGTTTCGGACAAGGAGGCGGCTGCGCTGGCGCCGTCCAGCCCCTGGAGGCTGTGCGCCGTGACGCAAGTGGAGGAGCTCAAGATTCTCGCGCGGATGCTGCCGCTCTGGGTGACCATCGTGTTCTTCTACGCCGTGACGGCGCAGGTTTCGTCGACGTTCGTGGAGCAGGGCATGGCGATGGACGCCGCCGTCGGCTCCGTGCGCGTCCCGCCCGCATCCATGTCCACCTTCGACATGCTCACGATCGTCGTACTGGTCCCGCTCTACGACCGGGCCTTTGTGCCGGTGGCCAGGCGGCTGACCGGGAGGGAGAAGGGCCTCTCGGATCTGCGGAGGATCGGCGCTGGCCTCGCCATGCCCGTGCTTGTCATGGCCGCCGCGGCGACCGTCGAGACGGTGCGCCTCCGTGCGGCGCCGGGGAAGATCAGTGAGCTATGGCAGGCGCCCCAGTACGCGCTGGTGGGTGTCGGCGAAGTGCTCACCACCATCGGGCAGCTCGACTTCTTCTACAACCAGGCACCGGCGGCCATGAAGACCGTGTGCACGGCGCTCGGGTTCCTTGCGATAGCGGCGGGCAACTATCTGAGCTCGTTCATACTGACGGCGGTGCAGTGGGCGACGACTACCGGCGGCCGCCCCGGGTGGATCCCCGATGACCTGAACGAGGGGCATCTCGATCGCTTCTTCTGGATGATAGCCGGACTGGGCTGCCTGAATCTGATGGCGTATGTGAGCTGCGCCGTGAGGTACAAATACAGAAAGGCTTGCTGA
- the LOC124684157 gene encoding protein NRT1/ PTR FAMILY 8.3-like isoform X1: MASASEHTVALLAEVSSPSSVSLVVQEEYTTDGSLDFHGNPALKHRTGGWRACRSVLATEFCYCLAYNAIASNLVTYLTGVLGQSNIAAARNVSTWQATCFLMPIAGAVVADSYWGRYRTMVVSCSFGVAGMIMTALSAYLPLLVKNGASFTSSSMVSAQESVLFVGLYMIAVGLGGLRPCLMSFGADQFDDGDPSERVHKGSFFNWYVFNMNCASLISSTGIVWVQDHYGWPLGLTIPVAVLAVGLFCLVAASRVYRFQRTRGSPLTRVCQVVVAAVRNFGVEPPADSSLLYQMPEDDGAMKGAQRIDHTTDLRFFDKAASVAVSDKEAAALAPSSPWRLCAVTQVEELKILARMLPLWVTIVFFYAVTAQVSSTFVEQGMAMDAAVGSVRVPPASMSTFDMLTIVVLVPLYDRAFVPVARRLTGREKGLSDLRRIGAGLAMPVLVMAAAATVETVRLRAAPGKISELWQAPQYALVGVGEVLTTIGQLDFFYNQAPAAMKTVCTALGFLAIAAGNYLSSFILTAVQWATTTGGRPGWIPDDLNEGHLDRFFWMIAGLGCLNLMAYVSCAVRYKYRKAC, encoded by the exons ATGGCCTCCGCCAGCGAGCACACGGTGGCCCTTCTCGCCGAGGTCTCGTCTCCCTCCTCTGTCTCCCTCGTT GTACAAGAGGAGTACACCACCGACGGGTCCCTTGATTTCCATGGGAACCCGGCGCTGAAGCATCGCACGGGTGGATGGCGAGCATGCCGCTCAGTTCTCG CTACGGAATTCTGCTACTGCCTGGCGTACAACGCCATTGCTTCCAACCTCGTCACCTACCTCACCGGCGTCCTGGGCCAGAGCAACATCGCCGCCGCCAGGAACGTGTCCACCTGGCAAGCCACGTGCTTCCTCATGCCcatcgccggcgccgtcgtcgccgaCTCCTACTGGGGAAGGTATCGCACCATGGTCGTCTCCTGCTCCTTCGGCGTCGCG GGCATGATCATGACAGCGCTGTCGGCGTACCTGCCACTCCTCGTCAAGAACGGCGCGTCGTTCACCTCGTCCAGCATGGTGTCGGCTCAGGAGTCTGTCCTGTTTGTCGGCCTCTACATGATCGCCGTCGGGCTAGGGGGCCTCCGCCCTTGCCTCATGTCCTTCGGCGCCGACCAGTTCGACGACGGCGACCCGTCGGAGCGCGTGCACAAAGGCTCCTTCTTCAACTGGTACGTGTTCAACATGAACTGCGCGTCCCTCATATCCAGCACCGGCATCGTGTGGGTGCAGGACCACTACGGCTGGCCGCTGGGCCTGACCATTCCGGTGGCGGTCCTGGCCGTCGGGCTCTTCTGCCTGGTAGCGGCGTCACGGGTGTACAGGTTCCAGCGAACCCGCGGTAGCCCTCTCACCAGAGTTtgccaggtcgtcgtcgccgccgtcaggAACTTTGGTGTTGAACCGCCGGCCGACAGCTCTCTCCTGTACCAGATGCCGGAAGACGACGGTGCCATGAAAGGCGCTCAGAGGATCGATCACACCACTGATCTCCG ATTCTTCGACAAAGCGGCCTCTGTGGCGGTTTCGGACAAGGAGGCGGCTGCGCTGGCGCCGTCCAGCCCCTGGAGGCTGTGCGCCGTGACGCAAGTGGAGGAGCTCAAGATTCTCGCGCGGATGCTGCCGCTCTGGGTGACCATCGTGTTCTTCTACGCCGTGACGGCGCAGGTTTCGTCGACGTTCGTGGAGCAGGGCATGGCGATGGACGCCGCCGTCGGCTCCGTGCGCGTCCCGCCCGCATCCATGTCCACCTTCGACATGCTCACGATCGTCGTACTGGTCCCGCTCTACGACCGGGCCTTTGTGCCGGTGGCCAGGCGGCTGACCGGGAGGGAGAAGGGCCTCTCGGATCTGCGGAGGATCGGCGCTGGCCTCGCCATGCCCGTGCTTGTCATGGCCGCCGCGGCGACCGTCGAGACGGTGCGCCTCCGTGCGGCGCCGGGGAAGATCAGTGAGCTATGGCAGGCGCCCCAGTACGCGCTGGTGGGTGTCGGCGAAGTGCTCACCACCATCGGGCAGCTCGACTTCTTCTACAACCAGGCACCGGCGGCCATGAAGACCGTGTGCACGGCGCTCGGGTTCCTTGCGATAGCGGCGGGCAACTATCTGAGCTCGTTCATACTGACGGCGGTGCAGTGGGCGACGACTACCGGCGGCCGCCCCGGGTGGATCCCCGATGACCTGAACGAGGGGCATCTCGATCGCTTCTTCTGGATGATAGCCGGACTGGGCTGCCTGAATCTGATGGCGTATGTGAGCTGCGCCGTGAGGTACAAATACAGAAAGGCTTGCTGA